The Brassica napus cultivar Da-Ae chromosome C7, Da-Ae, whole genome shotgun sequence genome has a segment encoding these proteins:
- the LOC125590071 gene encoding adenine phosphoribosyltransferase 3-like isoform X1, which translates to MSRNKQEEDPRINGIKTKIRVVPDFPKKGIMFQDITTVLLDPKAFKDTIDLFVERYRDKNISVVAGIEARGFLFGPPIALAIGAKFVPLRKPKKLPGETIFEEYELEYGNDRLEMHVGAVEVGDRALVVDDLIATGGTLCAAIKLLERVGAEVVECACVIELPELKGRQRLKGKPLCMLVEYR; encoded by the exons ATGTCGAGAAACAAGCAAGAAGAGGATCCTCGTATCAACGGAATCAAAACTAAGATCCGTGTCGTTCCAGATTTCCCCAAGAAAG GAATAATGTTTCAAGACATAACAACAGTGTTGTTGGATCCGAAAGCCTTCAAAGATACAATTGATCTGTTTGTTGAGAGATACAGAGACAAGAACATCTCAGTGGTTGCAG GAATAGAGGCTCGTGGGTTCCTGTTCGGTCCACCAATAGCGTTAGCCATCGGAGCAAAGTTCGTTCCTCTCCGTAAACCCAAGAAATTGCCAG GTGAAACGATATTTGAAGAATACGAGTTGGAGTACGGGAATGACCGGCTAGAGATGCACGTAGGAGCCGTTGAGGTTGGAGACCGAGCTTTGGTAGTTGATGATCTAATTGCGACCGGTGGTACTCTCTGTGCTGCCATTAAATTGCTCG AGAGGGTTGGGGCAGAAGTTGTGGAATGTGCATGCGTGATCGAGTTACCCGAATTAAAG GGAAGGCAGAGACTGAAGGGGAAGCCACTATGCATGCTTGTGGAGTACAGATGA
- the LOC125590071 gene encoding adenine phosphoribosyltransferase 3-like isoform X2 yields the protein MSRNKQEEDPRINGIKTKIRVVPDFPKKGIMFQDITTVLLDPKAFKDTIDLFVERYRDKNISVVAGIEARGFLFGPPIALAIGAKFVPLRKPKKLPGETIFEEYELEYGNDRLEMHVGAVEVGDRALVVDDLIATGGTLCAAIKLLEFLGPCQRGLGQKLWNVHA from the exons ATGTCGAGAAACAAGCAAGAAGAGGATCCTCGTATCAACGGAATCAAAACTAAGATCCGTGTCGTTCCAGATTTCCCCAAGAAAG GAATAATGTTTCAAGACATAACAACAGTGTTGTTGGATCCGAAAGCCTTCAAAGATACAATTGATCTGTTTGTTGAGAGATACAGAGACAAGAACATCTCAGTGGTTGCAG GAATAGAGGCTCGTGGGTTCCTGTTCGGTCCACCAATAGCGTTAGCCATCGGAGCAAAGTTCGTTCCTCTCCGTAAACCCAAGAAATTGCCAG GTGAAACGATATTTGAAGAATACGAGTTGGAGTACGGGAATGACCGGCTAGAGATGCACGTAGGAGCCGTTGAGGTTGGAGACCGAGCTTTGGTAGTTGATGATCTAATTGCGACCGGTGGTACTCTCTGTGCTGCCATTAAATTGCTCG AATTTCTTGGACCGTGTCAGAGAGGGTTGGGGCAGAAGTTGTGGAATGTGCATGCGTGA